One part of the Bicyclus anynana chromosome 8, ilBicAnyn1.1, whole genome shotgun sequence genome encodes these proteins:
- the LOC112047740 gene encoding SID1 transmembrane family member 1 isoform X1, whose product MFVSIMIGVVILTVFLSSSAHSFKKNGLNNANKTFIYNNTYLYDNIIDVIVNDTTTHILDFTEMPDQLSVFPTRVHVSTNDTNNLEYPLFVTAAQQKGVSSWELPLVVPTRTTVLQFNDMARTLCPHDAGPNITAQARPTLTLATSSPDNILVKIKLRRVQNFFVDVNKEITLNVTPSSPKYYYFSFDWDPLNLTNNNDPSYLPIFNKKPTSVLLMIDSDDDVCAFVSIQNNSCPVFDNEQDMLYQGYYFTMSNKGGITVTQSMFPRGFYIVFIVKESDEDCTGVREPGERGVWDSRSRVKTFRFRAVEAVSYEDYVTGSLVVLALMLLVALSGPIGTAIYCRRRSNTQDPQSINMPRAEAIVLVEESHGPSTSRGEPTTSSSETVPVLTQRDSDLESEPEQIIGSLPMPLTVARLSRACAVVQRRRSNRYFWSALTVAVVYALPVVQLLFTYQRLIYQTGDQDVCYYNFLCAHPLGVLADYNHVYSNIGYVILGLVFMAQVKCRGRFRNANNQELGIPEHRGVLYSMGLALVMEGLLSGCYHLCPNKMNFQFDSSFMYVIAVLCMIKLYQSRHADVNASAHTTFMLIAFVMAIGCLGMIYPEEWFWSIFTILHLVVCFILTLKIYYVDRVKIEPSIALRAWAGLRQHGWNAFVPSYRARGVLLVVANIANWVLAGYGVYEHKEDVARHLLAILLGNTILYMGGYVILKLIHRERISPVTALWLILALVTWIVAAFLFTDSKTKWSQTPAQSRNHNAVCSALNMLDSHDLWHMASASAIFFSFNALLILDDPLADTPRDLIPVF is encoded by the exons atgtttgtctCAATAATGATAGGAGTGGTAATTTTGACTGTGTTTCTTAGTTCGAGCGCTCATAGTTTTAAGAAGAATGGTCTAAACAACGCCAATAAAACCTTTATCTATAACAACAC atatctATATGACAACATTATAGATGTCATTGTGAATGACACAACAACACACATACTTGATTTCACAGAG ATGCCTGATCAATTGTCAGTGTTCCCAACCCGGGTGCATGTGAGCACAAATGATACCAACAACTTGGAGTACCCTCTCTTTGTGACTGCAGCACAGCAAAAAG GTGTGTCATCATGGGAACTGCCTCTGGTAGTGCCAACGCGCACCACTGTACTGCAATTCAACGACATGGCAAGAACTCTTTGTCCACACGACGCCGGACCGA ATATAACGGCCCAAGCTCGCCCAACGTTGACGTTGGCTACATCAAGTCCCGATAATATATTAGTGAAAATCAAACTGAGACGCGTGCAGAACTTCTTCGTAGATGTGAATAAG GAAATAACCCTAAACGTGACCCCAAGTTCGCCGAAGTATTACTATTTCTCTTTTGACTGGGATCCATTGAATTTGACAAATAACAATGATCCGTCTTATTTACCCAT ATTTAACAAGAAACCAACGAGTGTTCTTTTAATGATAGATTCTGATGACGATGTATGTGCTTTCGTCTCCATACAGAACAATTCG TGTCCAGTGTTTGACAACGAACAAGATATGCTATATCAGGGTTATTATTTCACCATGTCCAATAAGGGAGGCATTACTGTTACG CAATCAATGTTTCCCCGTGGCTTCTACATAGTGTTCATAGTGAAGGAAAGCGATGAAGATTGTACCGGTGTCAGGGAGCCCGGAGAGCGCGGGGTGTGGGACTCCAGAAGTCGAGTTAAAACGTTCAG GTTCCGCGCAGTGGAAGCTGTGTCGTATGAAGACTATGTCACAGGCTCTTTGGTCGTGCTGGCCCTTATGCTGTTGGTCGCTCTGTCAGGACCTATTGGAACCGCAATATATTGCAGGAGAC GGTCCAACACGCAAGATCCTCAGTCAATCAACATGCCGCGAGCTG AGGCAATAGTGCTAGTTGAGGAATCGCACGGCCCGTCCACTTCGAGAGGCGAACCTACGACCAGTTCAAGCGAAACTGTGCCAGTACTAACACAAAGGG ATTCGGATTTGGAGTCAGAACCCGAGCAGATTATCGGCTCACTGCCAATGCCTCTAACTGTCGCGAGACTCAGTCGGGCTTGCGCTGTTGTGCAAAGGCGGCGTTCCAATAG GTATTTCTGGAGCGCTCTCACGGTGGCTGTGGTGTACGCTCTTCCAGTCGTGCAACTGCTGTTCACATACCAACGA CTGATATACCAAACTGGCGACCAAGATGTCTGCTACTATAACTTCCTATGCGCCCATCCGCTTGGCGTGCTAGCGGACTATAACCACGTGTACTCCAACATTGGCTACGTCATCCTGGGCCTGGTGTTCATGGCACAGGTCAAATGCAGGGGGAGGTTCAGAAACGCAAACAATCAG GAGTTAGGCATTCCGGAGCACAGAGGCGTGCTTTACTCAATGGGGTTGGCGCTGGTGATGGAGGGATTGCTATCTGGGTGTTACCACCTTTGCCCCAACAAGATGAACTTTCAATTTG ACTCGTCGTTTATGTACGTGATAGCTGTGCTGTGTATGATCAAGTTGTATCAAAGTCGGCACGCGGACGTGAACGCCAGCGCGCACACCACCTTCATGCTGATAGCCTTTGTGATGGCCATTG gttGTTTGGGCATGATATATCCAGAGGAATGGTTTTGGAGTATTTTCACCATATTACACCTCGTAGTATGCTTCATACTCACTCTTAAAATTTACTACGTGGACAGAGTGAAGAtag AACCGTCAATAGCGCTTAGAGCTTGGGCGGGCTTAAGACAGCATGGCTGGAACGCTTTTGTGCCGTCGTACCGCGCTAGAGGAGTGCTGCTTGTGGTCGCTAATATTGCCAACTGGGTTCTTGCTGGTTATGG TGTGTACGAGCACAAAGAAGACGTTGCACGCCACCTATTGGCTATCCTTCTGGGCAATACTATCCTCTACATGGGTGGCTATGTGATACTGAAGCTCATCCACAGGGAGAGAATATCTCCAGTCACGGCGCTGTGGCTGATCCTCGCTCTTGTCACTTGGATTGTGGCAGCCTTTCTGTTTACTGATTCCAAGACAAAGTGGTCG CAAACTCCAGCGCAGTCTCGAAATCACAACGCTGTGTGTTCGGCGCTAAACATGCTGGATTCGCACGACTTGTGGCACATGGCGTCGGCGTCGGCCATATTTTTCTCTTTCAATGCTTTGCTCATATTGGACGATCCTCTCGCTGATACCCCAAGAGATCTTATCCcagtattttaa
- the LOC112047740 gene encoding SID1 transmembrane family member 1 isoform X2 encodes MFVSIMIGVVILTVFLSSSAHSFKKNGLNNANKTFIYNNTYLYDNIIDVIVNDTTTHILDFTEMPDQLSVFPTRVHVSTNDTNNLEYPLFVTAAQQKGVSSWELPLVVPTRTTVLQFNDMARTLCPHDAGPNITAQARPTLTLATSSPDNILVKIKLRRVQNFFVDVNKEITLNVTPSSPKYYYFSFDWDPLNLTNNNDPSYLPIFNKKPTSVLLMIDSDDDVCAFVSIQNNSCPVFDNEQDMLYQGYYFTMSNKGGITVTQSMFPRGFYIVFIVKESDEDCTGVREPGERGVWDSRSRVKTFRFRAVEAVSYEDYVTGSLVVLALMLLVALSGPIGTAIYCRRQAIVLVEESHGPSTSRGEPTTSSSETVPVLTQRDSDLESEPEQIIGSLPMPLTVARLSRACAVVQRRRSNRYFWSALTVAVVYALPVVQLLFTYQRLIYQTGDQDVCYYNFLCAHPLGVLADYNHVYSNIGYVILGLVFMAQVKCRGRFRNANNQELGIPEHRGVLYSMGLALVMEGLLSGCYHLCPNKMNFQFDSSFMYVIAVLCMIKLYQSRHADVNASAHTTFMLIAFVMAIGCLGMIYPEEWFWSIFTILHLVVCFILTLKIYYVDRVKIEPSIALRAWAGLRQHGWNAFVPSYRARGVLLVVANIANWVLAGYGVYEHKEDVARHLLAILLGNTILYMGGYVILKLIHRERISPVTALWLILALVTWIVAAFLFTDSKTKWSQTPAQSRNHNAVCSALNMLDSHDLWHMASASAIFFSFNALLILDDPLADTPRDLIPVF; translated from the exons atgtttgtctCAATAATGATAGGAGTGGTAATTTTGACTGTGTTTCTTAGTTCGAGCGCTCATAGTTTTAAGAAGAATGGTCTAAACAACGCCAATAAAACCTTTATCTATAACAACAC atatctATATGACAACATTATAGATGTCATTGTGAATGACACAACAACACACATACTTGATTTCACAGAG ATGCCTGATCAATTGTCAGTGTTCCCAACCCGGGTGCATGTGAGCACAAATGATACCAACAACTTGGAGTACCCTCTCTTTGTGACTGCAGCACAGCAAAAAG GTGTGTCATCATGGGAACTGCCTCTGGTAGTGCCAACGCGCACCACTGTACTGCAATTCAACGACATGGCAAGAACTCTTTGTCCACACGACGCCGGACCGA ATATAACGGCCCAAGCTCGCCCAACGTTGACGTTGGCTACATCAAGTCCCGATAATATATTAGTGAAAATCAAACTGAGACGCGTGCAGAACTTCTTCGTAGATGTGAATAAG GAAATAACCCTAAACGTGACCCCAAGTTCGCCGAAGTATTACTATTTCTCTTTTGACTGGGATCCATTGAATTTGACAAATAACAATGATCCGTCTTATTTACCCAT ATTTAACAAGAAACCAACGAGTGTTCTTTTAATGATAGATTCTGATGACGATGTATGTGCTTTCGTCTCCATACAGAACAATTCG TGTCCAGTGTTTGACAACGAACAAGATATGCTATATCAGGGTTATTATTTCACCATGTCCAATAAGGGAGGCATTACTGTTACG CAATCAATGTTTCCCCGTGGCTTCTACATAGTGTTCATAGTGAAGGAAAGCGATGAAGATTGTACCGGTGTCAGGGAGCCCGGAGAGCGCGGGGTGTGGGACTCCAGAAGTCGAGTTAAAACGTTCAG GTTCCGCGCAGTGGAAGCTGTGTCGTATGAAGACTATGTCACAGGCTCTTTGGTCGTGCTGGCCCTTATGCTGTTGGTCGCTCTGTCAGGACCTATTGGAACCGCAATATATTGCAGGAGAC AGGCAATAGTGCTAGTTGAGGAATCGCACGGCCCGTCCACTTCGAGAGGCGAACCTACGACCAGTTCAAGCGAAACTGTGCCAGTACTAACACAAAGGG ATTCGGATTTGGAGTCAGAACCCGAGCAGATTATCGGCTCACTGCCAATGCCTCTAACTGTCGCGAGACTCAGTCGGGCTTGCGCTGTTGTGCAAAGGCGGCGTTCCAATAG GTATTTCTGGAGCGCTCTCACGGTGGCTGTGGTGTACGCTCTTCCAGTCGTGCAACTGCTGTTCACATACCAACGA CTGATATACCAAACTGGCGACCAAGATGTCTGCTACTATAACTTCCTATGCGCCCATCCGCTTGGCGTGCTAGCGGACTATAACCACGTGTACTCCAACATTGGCTACGTCATCCTGGGCCTGGTGTTCATGGCACAGGTCAAATGCAGGGGGAGGTTCAGAAACGCAAACAATCAG GAGTTAGGCATTCCGGAGCACAGAGGCGTGCTTTACTCAATGGGGTTGGCGCTGGTGATGGAGGGATTGCTATCTGGGTGTTACCACCTTTGCCCCAACAAGATGAACTTTCAATTTG ACTCGTCGTTTATGTACGTGATAGCTGTGCTGTGTATGATCAAGTTGTATCAAAGTCGGCACGCGGACGTGAACGCCAGCGCGCACACCACCTTCATGCTGATAGCCTTTGTGATGGCCATTG gttGTTTGGGCATGATATATCCAGAGGAATGGTTTTGGAGTATTTTCACCATATTACACCTCGTAGTATGCTTCATACTCACTCTTAAAATTTACTACGTGGACAGAGTGAAGAtag AACCGTCAATAGCGCTTAGAGCTTGGGCGGGCTTAAGACAGCATGGCTGGAACGCTTTTGTGCCGTCGTACCGCGCTAGAGGAGTGCTGCTTGTGGTCGCTAATATTGCCAACTGGGTTCTTGCTGGTTATGG TGTGTACGAGCACAAAGAAGACGTTGCACGCCACCTATTGGCTATCCTTCTGGGCAATACTATCCTCTACATGGGTGGCTATGTGATACTGAAGCTCATCCACAGGGAGAGAATATCTCCAGTCACGGCGCTGTGGCTGATCCTCGCTCTTGTCACTTGGATTGTGGCAGCCTTTCTGTTTACTGATTCCAAGACAAAGTGGTCG CAAACTCCAGCGCAGTCTCGAAATCACAACGCTGTGTGTTCGGCGCTAAACATGCTGGATTCGCACGACTTGTGGCACATGGCGTCGGCGTCGGCCATATTTTTCTCTTTCAATGCTTTGCTCATATTGGACGATCCTCTCGCTGATACCCCAAGAGATCTTATCCcagtattttaa